In Micrococcus luteus NCTC 2665, a single window of DNA contains:
- the topA gene encoding type I DNA topoisomerase, with the protein MSTPPASVTASVPEGKKLVIVESPAKSKSIAKYLNAVGSGWVVDSSVGHIRDLPKPSDLPADMKKGPFGKFAVDTEHGFTPYYVVHPDKKKKVTELKRELKDAEALYLATDADREGEAIAWHLLDTLKPTVPVYRMTFGEITQEGVRRGLENIRELDTALVDAQETRRILDRLFGYELSPVLWRKVSRGLSAGRVQSVATRLVVERERERMAFVSAHYWGVEGTFTVAEGAQAADAVGSSFTARLSTVDGERVATGRDFDDAGRLKASAGKKVTHLDEAGARSLAEGLRGADFTVDSVEDKPYTRRPAAPFTTSTLQQEAARKLRMSSRVSMQVAQRLYENGYITYMRTDSVNLSQEAVQAARRQATELYGADAVPAQPRVYAKRNETAQEAHEAIRPAGDSFRTPAQVKAELRPDEFRLYELIWKRTVASQMADAKGYTATLRLSAAAQDGRLAQFSASGTVITFKGFLDAYEEGRDAEVDGENAEAKDRRLPQVAQGERLTGDPIEATGHETSPPARYTEASIVAELERREIGRPSTYAPTISTIMDRGYVSKRGTALVPSWTAFAVIGLLEDYFATYVDYDFTARMEDDLDRIAAGELGREAWLQTFYFGAPAAETEKGVEGLKHVVDNLGEIDARAVNSLPITEDITLRVGQYGPYLERSLPADAEAGATPPRANVPEDLAPDELTPAKAEELFATARPSERELGTDPETGRTVVAKDGRYGPYVTEVIPEMTEEELQAWLDAQPTEYYKNGKPKPKKKPAKEKPRTGSLFTSMSVDTVTLEQALQLMSLPRVVGADAEGEVITAQNGRFGPYLKKGSDSRSLESEDQIFSITQEQALEIYAQPKQRGRGAAKPPLAEFGEDPVSGKKVTVKEGRFGPYVTDGVTNITVPRDRQPEELTAEEAYQLLADKRAKGPATRGGAKKPAARKAPAKKTTARKKA; encoded by the coding sequence TTGTCCACTCCCCCCGCTTCCGTGACCGCTTCCGTGCCCGAGGGCAAGAAGCTGGTCATCGTGGAGTCCCCGGCCAAGAGCAAGTCCATCGCGAAGTACCTCAACGCGGTGGGCTCCGGCTGGGTGGTGGACTCCTCCGTGGGGCACATCCGTGACCTGCCCAAGCCCTCGGACCTGCCGGCGGACATGAAGAAGGGCCCGTTCGGGAAGTTCGCCGTGGACACGGAGCACGGCTTCACCCCGTACTACGTGGTGCACCCGGACAAGAAGAAGAAGGTCACGGAGCTCAAGCGCGAGCTCAAGGACGCCGAGGCCCTCTACCTCGCGACGGATGCGGACCGGGAGGGCGAGGCCATCGCCTGGCACCTGCTGGACACCCTCAAGCCCACGGTGCCGGTGTACCGGATGACCTTCGGCGAGATCACCCAGGAGGGCGTGCGCCGCGGCCTGGAGAACATCCGTGAGCTGGACACGGCCCTCGTGGACGCCCAGGAGACGCGCCGCATCCTCGACCGCCTGTTCGGCTACGAGCTCTCGCCGGTGCTGTGGCGCAAGGTCTCCCGCGGGCTCTCGGCGGGCCGCGTGCAGTCGGTGGCCACCCGCCTCGTCGTCGAGCGCGAGCGGGAGCGCATGGCCTTCGTCTCCGCCCACTACTGGGGCGTGGAGGGCACCTTCACGGTGGCCGAGGGCGCACAGGCCGCGGACGCCGTGGGCAGCTCGTTCACGGCCCGCCTCAGCACGGTGGACGGCGAGCGCGTGGCCACGGGCCGCGACTTCGACGACGCCGGGCGGCTCAAGGCCTCCGCCGGCAAGAAGGTGACCCACCTGGACGAGGCCGGCGCCCGCTCGCTGGCCGAGGGTCTGCGCGGGGCGGACTTCACGGTCGACTCGGTGGAGGACAAGCCGTACACCCGCCGCCCGGCCGCCCCCTTCACCACCTCCACGCTGCAGCAGGAGGCCGCCCGCAAGCTCCGCATGAGCTCCCGCGTCTCCATGCAGGTGGCCCAGCGCCTGTACGAGAACGGCTACATCACGTACATGCGCACGGACTCGGTGAACCTCTCGCAGGAGGCCGTGCAGGCCGCCCGGCGCCAGGCCACCGAGCTCTACGGGGCGGACGCCGTGCCGGCCCAGCCGCGCGTCTACGCCAAGCGCAACGAGACCGCGCAGGAGGCCCACGAGGCCATCCGGCCCGCGGGGGACTCCTTCCGGACGCCGGCCCAGGTCAAGGCCGAGCTGCGCCCGGACGAGTTCCGCCTGTACGAGCTGATCTGGAAGCGCACCGTGGCCTCGCAGATGGCCGACGCCAAGGGCTACACCGCCACGCTGCGGCTCTCGGCCGCCGCGCAGGACGGCCGCCTCGCGCAGTTCAGCGCCTCGGGCACGGTCATCACGTTCAAGGGCTTCCTCGACGCGTACGAGGAGGGCCGGGACGCCGAGGTCGACGGTGAGAACGCGGAGGCCAAGGACCGCCGCCTGCCGCAGGTGGCCCAGGGCGAGCGCCTCACCGGTGACCCGATCGAGGCCACCGGGCACGAGACCTCCCCGCCGGCCCGCTACACCGAGGCGTCGATCGTCGCCGAGCTGGAGCGCCGCGAGATCGGGCGTCCCTCCACGTACGCCCCGACGATCTCCACGATCATGGACCGCGGCTACGTGTCCAAGCGCGGCACCGCGCTCGTCCCGTCGTGGACCGCGTTCGCGGTGATCGGACTGCTCGAGGACTACTTCGCGACGTACGTGGACTACGACTTCACGGCCCGCATGGAGGACGACCTCGACCGGATCGCGGCGGGCGAGCTCGGCCGCGAGGCCTGGCTGCAGACCTTCTACTTCGGGGCCCCCGCCGCGGAGACGGAGAAGGGCGTCGAGGGTCTCAAGCACGTGGTGGACAACCTCGGCGAGATCGACGCGCGGGCCGTGAACTCGCTGCCGATCACCGAGGACATCACCCTGCGGGTGGGCCAGTACGGCCCGTACCTGGAGCGGTCGCTGCCGGCCGACGCGGAGGCGGGCGCCACCCCGCCGCGCGCCAACGTCCCCGAGGACCTGGCCCCGGACGAGCTCACCCCGGCCAAGGCCGAGGAGCTGTTCGCCACCGCCCGGCCCTCCGAGCGCGAGCTCGGCACGGACCCGGAGACGGGCCGGACCGTCGTCGCCAAGGACGGGCGCTACGGGCCCTACGTCACCGAGGTCATCCCCGAGATGACCGAGGAGGAGCTGCAGGCCTGGCTCGACGCCCAGCCCACCGAGTACTACAAGAACGGCAAGCCCAAGCCGAAGAAGAAGCCGGCCAAGGAGAAGCCCCGCACCGGCTCCCTCTTCACGAGCATGTCCGTGGACACCGTGACCCTCGAGCAGGCGCTGCAGCTGATGTCCCTGCCGCGCGTCGTGGGCGCGGACGCCGAGGGCGAGGTCATCACCGCCCAGAACGGCCGCTTCGGGCCCTACCTGAAGAAGGGCTCGGACTCGCGCTCGCTCGAGTCCGAGGACCAGATCTTCAGCATCACGCAGGAGCAGGCCCTCGAGATCTACGCCCAGCCGAAGCAGCGTGGCCGCGGGGCCGCCAAGCCGCCGCTGGCCGAGTTCGGCGAGGACCCGGTCTCCGGCAAGAAGGTCACCGTGAAGGAGGGCCGCTTCGGCCCGTACGTCACGGACGGGGTCACCAACATCACCGTCCCGCGCGACCGCCAGCCCGAGGAGCTCACGGCGGAGGAGGCCTACCAGCTGCTCGCGGACAAGCGTGCCAAGGGCCCGGCCACCCGCGGCGGTGCCAAGAAGCCGGCGGCGCGCAAGGCCCCGGCCAAGAAGACCACCGCGCGGAAGAAGGCCTGA
- a CDS encoding DUF7059 domain-containing protein: MSPVPTPPSPPAPRLTPATAVALAADLAALPFTTAAVEGLLGPVATLALDREHAEAARRVVAGHLAGPGRHDDAAGPGDRHGTRGLAAAVGAWLLGDPVPAADLDAALPSLGLAGAVAAGLVVEGPDGRVRGAVDLSPYDADEPGRMWIASDLTALQRRGPLPPEHVLGVGRASPTLAGATQRRPVARALDVGVGCGIQTLHLLAHADHVTATDLSERALAFTRFNLLLNADVLGLDRERLEDRVRLAAGDLLAPVAGERFDLVVSNPPFVITPRTDPAAPVLTYRDGGREGDRIVAELIAALPDVLAEGGTAQLLANWEIPAGDTADADAAPWDARPRSWVAPGMQAWFLQRDRQDPAGYAETWLQDSSLELDPPAYEAAYRGYLEDFDARGVAGVGFGHVWLRRPTADGSQGRGWVVAEELTQPVDEALGGAWAAAVARRDRLAAGAGAGDAVGDPALAALRGLHLRVAADVTEERHQRFGAEHPEVILARQGSGFRRVARLDTATAGVLSASDGELSVGQLVGAVAALLELDDAGRAGLLAALRELYEDGFLVEG; encoded by the coding sequence ATGAGTCCCGTCCCGACACCCCCGTCGCCCCCCGCCCCGCGGCTGACCCCGGCCACGGCCGTGGCCCTCGCCGCGGACCTGGCGGCCCTGCCGTTCACCACCGCCGCCGTCGAGGGGCTGCTCGGACCCGTGGCCACGCTCGCCCTGGACCGCGAGCACGCCGAGGCCGCCCGCCGCGTCGTCGCCGGTCACCTGGCGGGCCCCGGCCGGCACGACGACGCAGCCGGCCCCGGCGACCGGCACGGCACGCGGGGCCTCGCCGCCGCCGTCGGGGCCTGGCTGCTCGGCGACCCCGTCCCCGCCGCCGACCTCGACGCCGCGCTGCCCAGCCTCGGCCTGGCCGGGGCCGTGGCGGCCGGGCTCGTCGTCGAGGGGCCGGACGGGCGCGTGCGCGGCGCGGTGGACCTCTCGCCGTACGACGCGGACGAGCCGGGCCGGATGTGGATCGCCTCGGACCTGACGGCCCTGCAGCGGCGCGGCCCGCTGCCTCCCGAGCACGTGCTCGGCGTCGGCCGGGCCTCCCCCACGCTCGCCGGCGCCACGCAGCGCCGTCCCGTGGCCCGCGCCCTCGACGTGGGGGTGGGCTGCGGGATCCAGACCCTGCACCTGCTCGCCCACGCCGACCACGTCACCGCCACGGACCTCTCCGAGCGTGCCCTGGCCTTCACCCGGTTCAACCTGCTGCTCAACGCGGACGTGCTCGGCCTCGACCGGGAGCGGCTCGAGGACCGGGTCCGGCTGGCGGCCGGCGATCTGCTGGCGCCGGTGGCGGGGGAGCGGTTCGACCTCGTGGTCTCGAACCCGCCGTTCGTGATCACCCCGCGCACGGACCCGGCCGCGCCCGTGCTGACCTACCGCGACGGCGGCCGCGAGGGCGACCGGATCGTCGCGGAGCTGATCGCGGCCCTGCCGGACGTGCTCGCCGAGGGCGGCACCGCGCAGCTGCTCGCCAACTGGGAGATCCCGGCGGGGGACACCGCCGACGCCGACGCCGCACCCTGGGACGCGCGCCCGCGCTCATGGGTGGCGCCGGGGATGCAGGCCTGGTTCCTCCAGCGCGACCGGCAGGACCCCGCGGGCTACGCGGAGACGTGGCTGCAGGACTCCTCGCTCGAGCTCGACCCGCCCGCCTATGAGGCCGCCTACCGCGGGTACCTGGAGGACTTCGACGCCCGCGGCGTGGCCGGGGTCGGCTTCGGCCACGTGTGGCTGCGTCGGCCCACCGCGGACGGCTCCCAGGGCCGGGGGTGGGTGGTCGCCGAGGAGCTGACCCAGCCCGTGGACGAGGCCCTCGGCGGGGCGTGGGCCGCCGCCGTCGCCCGCCGGGACCGGCTCGCCGCGGGCGCCGGGGCCGGGGACGCCGTCGGGGACCCGGCCCTGGCCGCCCTGCGCGGCCTGCACCTGCGGGTGGCCGCGGACGTGACCGAGGAGCGCCACCAGCGGTTCGGGGCGGAGCACCCCGAGGTGATCCTGGCCCGGCAGGGCTCCGGGTTCCGGCGCGTGGCGCGCCTGGACACCGCGACGGCGGGCGTGCTCTCGGCCAGCGACGGCGAGCTGTCCGTGGGGCAGCTGGTGGGCGCGGTCGCCGCGCTGCTGGAGCTCGACGACGCCGGGCGGGCCGGCCTGCTGGCCGCGCTGCGGGAGCTGTACGAGGACGGGTTCCTCGTGGAGGGCTGA
- the trhO gene encoding oxygen-dependent tRNA uridine(34) hydroxylase TrhO, with the protein MSTAPLSRIALYYRFTPLADPEAVRLWQRTLAASLGLTGRIIVSPQGINGTVGGPVDAVKRYVRGTREHPAFRDLEVKWSDGSAADFPRLSVKVKPELVAFGAPERVTVDADGVVGTGERLTPVQVDALVAERAGTANPVRFLDGRNTVEAAIGCFDGAVVPDAHTTRDLLAAVDSGALDHLKDAPLITYCTGGVRCEVLSALLKDRGFAEVYQLDGGIVRYGEARGDAGLWRGELAVFDRRLSTRFTADAETIGRCVTCEAPTSALRNCADPACTTLEVRCAACAADDPERRCPVCVHRPHPAERTEA; encoded by the coding sequence ATGAGCACCGCCCCCCTCTCCCGCATCGCGCTGTACTACCGGTTCACCCCGCTCGCCGACCCCGAGGCGGTGCGGCTGTGGCAGCGCACGCTCGCCGCGTCCCTCGGCCTGACCGGCCGGATCATCGTGTCGCCGCAGGGGATCAACGGGACCGTCGGCGGACCGGTCGACGCGGTCAAGCGCTACGTGCGCGGCACGCGGGAGCATCCGGCGTTCCGGGACCTCGAGGTGAAGTGGTCGGACGGCTCGGCGGCGGACTTCCCCCGCCTCTCCGTCAAGGTCAAGCCCGAGCTCGTCGCGTTCGGGGCCCCCGAGCGCGTCACCGTGGACGCGGACGGCGTCGTCGGCACGGGGGAGCGGCTCACGCCCGTCCAGGTGGACGCGCTGGTCGCCGAGCGCGCCGGCACCGCGAACCCCGTGCGTTTCCTCGACGGCCGCAACACGGTGGAGGCGGCCATCGGCTGCTTCGACGGGGCCGTGGTCCCGGACGCGCACACCACCCGCGACCTGCTCGCCGCCGTCGACTCCGGGGCCCTGGACCACCTCAAGGACGCGCCGCTGATCACCTACTGCACGGGCGGCGTGCGCTGCGAGGTCCTCTCCGCCCTGCTCAAGGACCGCGGCTTCGCCGAGGTCTACCAGCTCGACGGCGGCATCGTCCGCTACGGCGAGGCCCGCGGCGACGCCGGACTGTGGCGGGGCGAGCTGGCCGTGTTCGACCGACGCCTGTCCACCCGCTTCACCGCCGATGCCGAGACCATCGGCCGGTGCGTCACGTGCGAGGCACCGACCTCGGCGTTGCGCAACTGCGCCGACCCGGCCTGCACCACGCTCGAGGTCCGCTGCGCGGCCTGCGCCGCCGACGACCCCGAGCGCCGCTGCCCCGTCTGCGTCCACCGCCCCCACCCCGCCGAGAGGACCGAGGCATGA